From the genome of Streptacidiphilus rugosus AM-16, one region includes:
- a CDS encoding sensor histidine kinase, whose translation MPSLNELVRHHTSLEPADVEWIHLLISEWQLLSDLSFADLVLWVPTRDGTRYVSLAQMRPNTGPTSYQDDMVGHLVPRGRRPLLDMALDEGRIVREGDPEWREDVPVRVESIPVRREGRVLGVIARNTNLLTVRTPSRLELTYLQSASDLAQMIANGTFPFPGEQVDMDASPRAGDGLIRLDADGVVTYASPNALSAYHRLGLSSDLVGLHLGKTTADLIPPTRGAVDEALIKLASGWAPRQTEIEHPEAVVQLRAIPLKPKGEPIGSLVLLRDVTELRRRERELMTKDATIREIHHRVKNNLQTVAALLRLQSRRMDSEAARGALDEAVRRVGSIAIVHETLSMALDEQVAFDEIADRVLAMVMELSQDGRVTARRKGSFGILSAEVATPLSMILTEILQNALEHAYGPKAGGTVEVAARRSEGVLHITVTDDGSGLPEGFDPQTAGNLGLQIVRTLAAGELGGQFDMTPVPDGGTRVALAIPCE comes from the coding sequence ATGCCTTCCCTGAACGAGCTGGTGCGCCACCACACCTCGCTGGAACCCGCCGACGTGGAGTGGATCCACCTGCTGATCTCCGAGTGGCAGCTGCTCTCGGACCTCTCGTTCGCGGATCTGGTGCTCTGGGTGCCGACCAGGGACGGCACCCGCTACGTCTCGCTGGCCCAGATGCGTCCCAACACCGGCCCCACCTCCTACCAGGACGACATGGTCGGCCATCTCGTCCCGCGGGGCCGCAGGCCGCTGCTCGACATGGCTCTCGACGAGGGCCGCATCGTCCGTGAGGGTGACCCCGAGTGGCGCGAGGACGTACCCGTTCGAGTGGAATCCATCCCGGTCCGCCGGGAGGGCAGGGTGCTCGGCGTGATCGCCCGCAACACCAACCTGCTCACCGTCCGTACCCCCAGCCGGCTGGAGCTGACCTACCTCCAGAGCGCCTCCGACCTGGCCCAGATGATCGCCAACGGGACGTTTCCCTTCCCCGGCGAGCAGGTCGACATGGACGCCTCGCCGCGGGCCGGCGACGGCCTGATCCGGCTCGACGCCGACGGCGTGGTCACGTACGCCAGCCCCAACGCGCTCTCCGCCTACCACCGGCTCGGCCTCAGCTCCGACCTGGTCGGCCTGCATCTGGGCAAGACCACGGCCGACCTGATCCCGCCCACCCGCGGCGCGGTCGACGAGGCGCTGATCAAGCTGGCCAGCGGCTGGGCGCCGCGGCAGACCGAGATCGAGCACCCCGAGGCCGTGGTCCAGCTGCGCGCCATCCCGCTCAAGCCCAAGGGCGAGCCCATCGGCTCGCTGGTGCTGCTCCGCGACGTCACCGAGCTGCGCCGCCGTGAGCGCGAGCTGATGACCAAGGACGCGACGATCCGCGAGATCCACCACCGGGTCAAGAACAACCTGCAGACGGTCGCCGCGCTGCTGCGCCTCCAGTCCCGCCGGATGGACTCGGAGGCGGCGCGCGGCGCCCTGGACGAGGCGGTGCGCAGGGTCGGCTCGATCGCCATCGTGCACGAGACCCTGTCCATGGCCCTGGACGAGCAGGTCGCCTTCGACGAGATCGCCGACCGGGTGCTGGCGATGGTCATGGAGCTCTCCCAGGACGGCCGGGTGACCGCCCGCCGCAAGGGCAGCTTCGGCATCCTCTCGGCCGAGGTGGCCACCCCTCTCAGCATGATCCTCACGGAGATCCTGCAGAACGCCCTGGAGCACGCCTACGGGCCGAAGGCCGGCGGAACCGTCGAGGTGGCCGCCCGGCGCTCCGAGGGTGTGCTGCACATCACCGTCACCGACGACGGATCGGGTCTGCCCGAGGGCTTCGACCCGCAGACCGCGGGAAATCTCGGGCTGCAGATCGTCCGTACACTGGCGGCAGGCGAGTTGGGCGGGCAGTTCGACATGACACCCGTGCCCGACGGCGGCACCAGGGTCGCGTTGGCCATCCCCTGCGAATGA
- a CDS encoding extracellular solute-binding protein, with protein sequence MRHRQAVLGICSAAVALSLSGCGLSGLGQAKSSPSPTSWQGKTLVVWLMKGDDSAAWMDSVKSAFLQQYAGAKIDFQVQDWTGIQQKVTDALASLTPPDVIDIGNTQTPYYAASGGLMDLTPYLGGLGASTWNSFMNKSTIYQKKQYAAPWYAGNRVVMYNKKLWKRAGLGPTPTTQEQWLSDLATLQQTSGVSSAMWLPGQNWYAFDGFLQDEGAQLVREDSPGVWSGNLDSPQALRATAFFKKLRSFGKAPVDVNEANQAAEFAKGNVGCMIAMGYEAATAVSKNVSADDIGWFPIPGKTANRPARTFLGGSNLTVSLNTQNKDLALGFLKIALNDVNESLMAKTSGFLPNRTSLYGALAGNTYAQAAAKSAPDAGYTPLLPTWGNVETSPNPVITLYLGPILQGHDASAAAQAADTEMTTRLAWN encoded by the coding sequence ATGAGACATCGTCAGGCGGTTCTGGGGATCTGTTCGGCAGCGGTCGCGCTGAGCCTGAGCGGCTGCGGCCTCTCCGGGCTCGGGCAGGCCAAGAGCAGTCCGTCGCCCACCAGCTGGCAGGGGAAGACCCTCGTGGTCTGGCTCATGAAGGGCGACGACTCCGCCGCCTGGATGGACTCGGTCAAGAGCGCGTTCCTGCAGCAGTACGCCGGCGCGAAGATCGACTTCCAGGTCCAGGACTGGACCGGCATCCAGCAGAAGGTGACCGACGCCCTCGCCTCGCTCACCCCGCCCGACGTCATCGACATCGGGAACACGCAGACCCCGTACTACGCCGCCTCCGGCGGGCTCATGGACCTGACGCCGTATCTGGGCGGGCTCGGCGCCTCCACCTGGAACAGCTTCATGAACAAGTCGACGATCTACCAGAAGAAGCAGTACGCGGCCCCCTGGTACGCCGGCAACCGGGTCGTCATGTACAACAAGAAGCTCTGGAAGCGCGCCGGACTCGGGCCGACCCCCACGACCCAGGAGCAGTGGCTGAGCGACCTCGCCACACTGCAGCAGACCTCGGGCGTCAGCTCGGCCATGTGGCTGCCCGGACAGAACTGGTACGCCTTCGACGGCTTCCTCCAGGACGAGGGCGCCCAGCTGGTGCGCGAGGACTCGCCCGGGGTCTGGAGCGGGAACCTCGACAGCCCGCAGGCGCTGCGCGCCACCGCCTTCTTCAAGAAGCTCCGCAGCTTCGGCAAGGCCCCGGTCGACGTCAACGAGGCGAACCAGGCCGCGGAGTTCGCCAAGGGCAACGTCGGCTGCATGATCGCCATGGGCTACGAGGCCGCCACTGCGGTGAGCAAGAACGTGAGCGCCGACGACATCGGCTGGTTCCCCATCCCCGGCAAGACCGCGAACCGTCCCGCCAGGACCTTCCTGGGCGGCTCGAACCTCACCGTCTCGCTCAACACCCAGAACAAGGACCTCGCGCTCGGCTTTCTCAAGATCGCCCTCAATGACGTCAACGAGTCGCTGATGGCCAAGACCTCCGGGTTCCTGCCGAACCGCACCAGCCTCTACGGCGCGCTGGCCGGCAACACCTACGCGCAGGCGGCGGCGAAGTCCGCGCCCGACGCCGGCTACACCCCGCTGCTGCCCACCTGGGGCAATGTGGAGACCTCGCCGAACCCGGTGATCACGCTCTACCTCGGCCCGATCCTCCAGGGTCACGACGCCTCGGCCGCCGCGCAGGCGGCCGACACGGAGATGACGACCAGGCTGGCCTGGAACTGA
- a CDS encoding glycoside hydrolase family 3 protein, translated as MSILDPSSARTARTRDRLHRDALTVLQPGFVGTTPPDWLRRHLGDGLGSVALFARNVTDPEQLAALTAELRAENPHVLVAIDEEGGDVTRLEAGSGSSWPGNLALGAVDDPGLTRDVARELGRALAECGVNYNWAPSADVNSNPDNPVIGVRSFGADPDLCARHTAAWVEGLQSVGVAACAKHFPGHGDTAVDSHLGLPVVDIDVDLLRSRDLVPFKAAIAAGAKAVMTAHIMVPALDGDRPATLSRAVLQLLRNSPADGGLGYQGLIVTDGIEMGAIADTYGVTRGSVLAIGAGVDAICVGGGLADEETVLLLRDALVQAVRDGELSEERLAEAAGRVRALGQWTTEQVEASGRLAPDLAIGLRAARRALRVTRTPGSGFVPITERPYVVSFSPIANIAVGDETPWGVAGMLAARFPGTRAESVGPRDATPELLPALVERLRRESAGRRLVVVVRDLHRHEWIARALDGLLAGRPDAAVVEMGVPQAAARGALHIATHGAARVCGLAAVEVLTGQPTVQH; from the coding sequence GTGAGCATCCTCGACCCGTCGTCAGCCAGGACCGCTCGGACGAGGGACCGGCTCCACCGCGACGCGCTCACGGTGCTGCAGCCCGGATTCGTCGGCACCACCCCGCCCGACTGGCTGCGCCGCCACCTCGGCGACGGCTTGGGCTCGGTGGCGCTCTTCGCCCGCAACGTCACCGACCCCGAGCAGCTGGCGGCGCTCACCGCCGAGCTGCGCGCGGAGAACCCGCACGTGCTGGTCGCCATCGACGAGGAGGGCGGGGACGTCACCCGGCTGGAGGCCGGCAGCGGCTCGTCCTGGCCGGGCAACCTCGCCCTCGGCGCGGTCGACGACCCGGGCCTGACCAGGGACGTCGCCCGCGAGCTCGGCCGGGCCCTGGCCGAGTGCGGCGTCAACTACAACTGGGCGCCCTCCGCCGACGTCAACTCCAACCCCGACAACCCGGTCATCGGGGTCCGCTCCTTCGGCGCCGACCCCGACCTCTGCGCGCGGCACACCGCCGCCTGGGTCGAGGGGCTGCAGTCGGTGGGCGTCGCCGCCTGCGCCAAGCACTTCCCCGGCCACGGCGACACCGCCGTCGACTCGCACCTGGGTCTGCCGGTGGTCGACATCGACGTGGACCTGCTGCGCTCGCGCGACCTGGTGCCGTTCAAGGCGGCGATCGCCGCCGGGGCCAAGGCCGTCATGACCGCCCACATCATGGTCCCGGCGCTGGACGGGGACCGGCCCGCGACGCTGAGCCGGGCCGTGCTGCAGCTGCTGCGCAACTCCCCGGCCGACGGCGGCCTCGGCTACCAGGGCCTGATCGTCACCGACGGCATCGAGATGGGCGCCATCGCGGACACCTACGGCGTCACCCGCGGCAGCGTGCTGGCCATCGGCGCGGGCGTGGACGCGATCTGCGTCGGCGGCGGTCTGGCCGACGAGGAGACGGTGCTGCTGCTGCGCGACGCGCTGGTCCAGGCGGTGCGCGACGGCGAGCTGAGCGAGGAACGGCTGGCCGAGGCCGCGGGCCGGGTCCGCGCGCTGGGTCAGTGGACCACCGAGCAGGTCGAGGCGAGCGGCAGGCTGGCCCCCGACCTCGCCATCGGGCTCCGGGCGGCGCGCCGTGCCCTGCGGGTCACCAGGACGCCGGGCTCCGGCTTCGTGCCGATCACCGAGCGCCCCTACGTGGTCTCCTTCAGCCCGATCGCGAACATCGCGGTCGGCGACGAGACGCCTTGGGGCGTGGCGGGGATGCTCGCCGCGCGCTTCCCCGGGACGCGCGCAGAGAGCGTCGGCCCTCGGGACGCCACGCCGGAGCTGCTGCCGGCGCTGGTCGAGCGGCTGCGCCGGGAGTCGGCCGGACGCCGCCTCGTCGTGGTCGTCCGGGACCTGCACCGGCACGAGTGGATCGCGCGGGCGCTGGACGGCCTGCTGGCCGGCCGCCCGGACGCCGCGGTGGTCGAGATGGGCGTGCCCCAGGCCGCCGCGCGGGGCGCGTTGCACATCGCCACGCACGGCGCGGCGCGGGTCTGCGGCCTGGCGGCTGTCGAGGTCCTGACAGGTCAGCCCACGGTTCAGCACTGA
- a CDS encoding carbohydrate ABC transporter permease — translation MTDTAAGTARAVHSTPASIARPALRRRNWGRTAGKSVWNLIGVVVFVVAGFPVYWMLNTAFKPAKDAIDANPKLFPTSVTLDNFSRALNISDFWGPVTRSLIVSLSTVAIGMVVGLLAALAISRFAFRGRKVVIIGILTVQMIPLVAMVIPVFLLLNDFQQTNKITGLIITYLTFVLPFTVWTLRGFIVNIPKELEESAQVDGCTRTGAFLRVVFPLLAPGIVATSIYGFIQAWNEYLYALVLMDQHNTTATVWLGNFTTQHGTEFAPMMAGSTMMSVPVVILFLLVQRRIASGLTAGAVKG, via the coding sequence ATGACCGACACCGCAGCCGGAACCGCCAGGGCCGTGCACTCGACGCCGGCCTCGATCGCCCGCCCCGCGCTCCGCCGCCGCAACTGGGGCCGCACGGCCGGCAAGAGCGTCTGGAACCTGATCGGCGTCGTGGTCTTCGTCGTGGCCGGGTTCCCCGTCTACTGGATGCTGAACACCGCGTTCAAGCCGGCCAAGGACGCGATCGACGCGAACCCGAAGCTCTTCCCGACCAGCGTCACGCTGGACAACTTCAGCCGGGCCCTGAACATCTCCGACTTCTGGGGCCCGGTCACCCGCAGCCTGATCGTCTCGCTCTCCACCGTCGCCATCGGCATGGTGGTCGGCCTGCTGGCGGCGCTCGCGATCTCGCGCTTCGCCTTCCGCGGCCGCAAGGTCGTCATCATCGGCATCCTCACCGTGCAGATGATCCCGCTGGTCGCCATGGTGATCCCGGTCTTCCTGCTGCTGAACGACTTCCAGCAGACCAACAAGATCACCGGCCTGATCATCACCTACCTCACCTTCGTGCTGCCCTTCACGGTCTGGACCCTGCGCGGGTTCATCGTGAACATCCCGAAGGAGCTGGAGGAGTCGGCTCAGGTCGACGGCTGCACCCGGACCGGCGCCTTCCTGCGCGTGGTCTTCCCGCTGCTGGCCCCCGGCATCGTGGCGACCTCGATCTACGGCTTCATCCAGGCCTGGAACGAGTACCTCTACGCCCTGGTCCTCATGGACCAGCACAACACCACCGCCACCGTCTGGCTGGGCAACTTCACCACCCAGCACGGCACCGAGTTCGCCCCGATGATGGCCGGCTCCACGATGATGTCCGTTCCCGTCGTCATCCTCTTCCTGCTCGTCCAGCGCAGGATCGCGTCCGGCCTCACGGCCGGTGCGGTGAAGGGCTGA
- a CDS encoding carbohydrate ABC transporter permease: MSAAETRPRAPRRRGASPLAPWLLLAPALLLLLLVLGYPLFHLIQISFQNYGQSQLWGFIPPSWVGFANYSKVLGDSFFWQVVLRTIGFAAGAVVLTLVLGMLVALLLQKVSPFVRTLINISLVASWSMPIIVAVTVFKWMTDADYGVLNSLLSKIPGVHMLGHDWFVNTWEGFAVIMALVVWGAVPFVAITLYAGLTQVPGELEEAARLDGAGAFKVFRHVKLPLLKPILVMLGTLSVIWDMGVFAQVYLMRGGHPEPQYQLLSTYSFNQGFVTGNYAAGAAIAVITVLLLLGVIAVYMRQMLKIGEVE, encoded by the coding sequence ATGAGTGCCGCCGAAACCCGACCACGAGCGCCGAGGCGGAGGGGCGCGTCCCCGCTCGCGCCCTGGCTGCTCCTCGCCCCCGCGCTGCTGTTGCTGCTGCTGGTCCTGGGCTACCCGCTGTTCCACCTGATCCAGATCTCGTTCCAGAACTACGGGCAGAGCCAGCTCTGGGGCTTCATCCCGCCGAGCTGGGTCGGCTTCGCGAACTACTCGAAGGTGCTGGGCGACAGCTTCTTCTGGCAGGTCGTGCTCCGCACCATCGGCTTCGCCGCCGGTGCCGTGGTGCTGACCCTGGTGCTCGGCATGCTGGTGGCGCTGCTGCTGCAGAAGGTCAGCCCCTTCGTCCGCACGCTGATCAACATCTCGCTGGTGGCCAGCTGGTCCATGCCGATCATCGTCGCGGTCACCGTCTTCAAGTGGATGACCGACGCCGACTACGGCGTGCTGAACTCGCTGCTCAGCAAGATCCCCGGGGTGCACATGCTCGGGCACGACTGGTTCGTCAACACCTGGGAGGGCTTCGCCGTCATCATGGCGCTGGTCGTCTGGGGAGCCGTGCCCTTCGTCGCGATCACCCTCTACGCCGGCCTGACCCAGGTGCCCGGTGAGCTCGAGGAGGCCGCCAGGCTCGACGGCGCCGGCGCCTTCAAGGTCTTCCGCCACGTCAAGCTGCCGCTGCTCAAGCCGATCCTGGTGATGCTCGGCACCCTCTCGGTGATCTGGGACATGGGCGTCTTCGCACAGGTCTACCTGATGCGCGGCGGCCACCCCGAGCCGCAGTACCAGCTGCTCAGCACCTACTCGTTCAACCAGGGCTTCGTCACCGGCAACTACGCCGCCGGCGCGGCCATCGCGGTGATCACCGTGCTGCTGCTGCTCGGTGTGATCGCCGTCTACATGCGCCAGATGCTGAAGATCGGAGAGGTGGAGTGA
- a CDS encoding extracellular solute-binding protein yields MNRRLIAAIGSTAMLFSIAACSSSSTTDKSKPAADPAKITVWLAVDAQQNWPGAVSAATATFTKAHPNTKVDVQYYSWGDKNTKFDAALATPNVPDVIEMGNTETLSYMIKGAFAPLDATKFTGSSDWLPALQSTATYQGKLFGVPYYAGVKTAAWRKDVNAAAGVTNNTPTSWAELTGDLDKVQAKQGSGFSAWYQPTRDWYAAMSFVYDNGGQIAKADGSGKFTATLEDPAAQAGLASWKAIEDKYMHGDKTKDESDRYIVYGQGKSDLIFGAGWEAPSAADPKFDKTGGKLKDNIVPFALPGVKNATMPSFIGGSDLVVPVKSPNVALASEWINDFTNPTAQQALVTAGNLPNNKTMMAALGSDPKLGYMAKVALNTWFVPTAPGWLTVEKNAILQNMLQDIATGKASIADATKNADTQINAVING; encoded by the coding sequence GTGAACCGTCGACTTATCGCCGCTATCGGCAGCACCGCGATGCTGTTCAGCATCGCCGCTTGTAGCTCCAGCTCCACGACCGACAAGTCCAAGCCCGCTGCCGACCCGGCGAAGATCACGGTCTGGCTCGCGGTCGACGCGCAGCAGAACTGGCCGGGCGCGGTCTCCGCCGCCACCGCCACGTTCACCAAGGCGCACCCGAACACCAAGGTCGACGTCCAGTACTACTCCTGGGGCGACAAGAACACGAAGTTCGACGCCGCGCTGGCGACCCCGAACGTCCCCGACGTCATCGAGATGGGCAACACCGAGACCCTCTCCTACATGATCAAGGGCGCCTTCGCGCCGCTGGACGCCACCAAGTTCACCGGTTCCTCCGACTGGCTGCCCGCCCTCCAGTCCACCGCCACCTACCAGGGCAAGCTCTTCGGTGTCCCCTACTACGCCGGTGTGAAGACCGCCGCCTGGCGCAAGGACGTCAACGCGGCCGCGGGTGTCACCAACAACACCCCGACCAGCTGGGCCGAGCTGACCGGCGACCTGGACAAGGTGCAGGCCAAGCAGGGCTCCGGCTTCTCCGCCTGGTACCAGCCCACCCGTGACTGGTACGCGGCCATGTCCTTCGTCTACGACAACGGCGGCCAGATCGCCAAGGCGGACGGCTCCGGCAAGTTCACCGCCACCCTCGAGGACCCGGCCGCGCAGGCGGGTCTGGCCAGCTGGAAGGCCATCGAGGACAAGTACATGCACGGCGACAAGACCAAGGACGAGTCGGACCGCTACATCGTCTACGGCCAGGGCAAGTCCGACCTGATCTTCGGCGCCGGCTGGGAGGCCCCCTCCGCCGCCGACCCGAAGTTCGACAAGACCGGCGGCAAGCTGAAGGACAACATCGTTCCCTTCGCCCTGCCGGGCGTGAAGAACGCGACCATGCCGTCCTTCATCGGCGGTTCGGACCTGGTCGTCCCGGTCAAGTCGCCGAACGTCGCGCTCGCCTCCGAGTGGATCAACGACTTCACCAACCCGACCGCGCAGCAGGCCCTGGTCACCGCCGGCAACCTGCCCAACAACAAGACCATGATGGCCGCCCTGGGCAGCGACCCGAAGCTCGGCTACATGGCCAAGGTCGCCCTCAACACCTGGTTCGTGCCGACCGCGCCGGGCTGGCTGACCGTCGAGAAGAACGCGATCCTGCAGAACATGCTCCAGGACATCGCGACGGGCAAGGCCTCCATCGCTGACGCCACCAAGAACGCCGACACGCAGATCAACGCCGTCATCAACGGCTGA
- a CDS encoding GntR family transcriptional regulator — translation MTTDGGPGTVPAEETSAGASTARVPKYYRLKRHLLQITQTQAPGTPVPPERTLALEFETSRTTVRQALQELVVEGRLERIQGKGTFVAKPKVSQALQLTSYTEDMRAQGLEPASRLLEVGYVTADDRLAELLDIRPGGRVLRVERLRLASGDPMAIETAHLSAKRFPALRRNLVKYNSLYTALGEVYGVHVAEAEETIETSLATPREAGVLGTDVGLPMLLLSRHSFDAAGEPVEWVRSVYRGDRYKFTARLQRPEA, via the coding sequence ATGACGACCGATGGGGGTCCCGGGACCGTGCCGGCGGAGGAGACTTCGGCAGGTGCGTCCACCGCGCGCGTCCCGAAGTACTACCGCCTGAAGCGCCACCTGCTGCAGATCACCCAGACCCAGGCGCCGGGCACCCCGGTCCCGCCGGAGCGGACGCTGGCGCTGGAGTTCGAGACCTCGCGCACGACCGTGCGCCAGGCGCTGCAGGAGCTGGTGGTCGAGGGACGACTGGAGCGCATCCAGGGCAAGGGCACCTTCGTGGCCAAGCCCAAGGTGTCGCAGGCGCTGCAACTCACCTCCTACACGGAGGACATGCGCGCGCAGGGCCTGGAGCCCGCGTCGCGGCTGCTGGAGGTCGGCTACGTCACCGCCGACGACCGGCTCGCCGAACTGCTGGACATCCGTCCGGGCGGACGGGTGCTGCGGGTCGAGCGGCTCCGCCTCGCCAGCGGCGACCCGATGGCGATCGAGACGGCCCACCTGAGCGCGAAGCGCTTCCCGGCGCTGCGGCGGAACCTGGTCAAGTACAACTCGCTGTACACGGCCCTGGGCGAGGTCTACGGCGTGCACGTGGCCGAGGCCGAGGAGACCATCGAGACCTCCCTGGCCACCCCGCGTGAGGCGGGCGTACTGGGCACCGACGTCGGCCTGCCGATGCTGCTGCTCTCGCGCCACTCCTTCGACGCGGCCGGCGAGCCGGTGGAGTGGGTGCGCTCGGTCTACCGCGGTGACCGCTACAAGTTCACCGCGCGCCTGCAGCGCCCGGAGGCCTGA